A DNA window from Paenibacillus sp. HWE-109 contains the following coding sequences:
- a CDS encoding dipicolinate synthase subunit B — protein MNWQGKTVGYALTGSHCTLEEVMPQIKRFVDAGARVIPIVSNSVMTTDTRFGNSADWQQQLKDITGNQIISSIVDAEPLGPSKLLDVMVIAPCTGNTTSKLANAMTESPVLMAAKAQMRNLRPLVLAISTNDGLGLNAMNIAKLLITKNIYFVPYGQDAPGAKPNSLVARMDLIMEACEAALEGKQLQPMIIERFQY, from the coding sequence ATGAATTGGCAAGGGAAAACGGTCGGTTATGCATTAACCGGTTCTCACTGTACGCTGGAAGAAGTCATGCCTCAGATTAAGAGATTTGTAGATGCAGGTGCACGTGTGATTCCGATTGTATCCAATTCGGTGATGACTACGGACACTCGATTTGGCAACTCTGCGGATTGGCAGCAGCAATTAAAGGATATTACAGGCAATCAGATTATCTCTTCGATTGTAGATGCGGAACCACTAGGTCCATCCAAGTTGCTTGACGTGATGGTTATTGCGCCTTGTACAGGGAATACGACTAGTAAACTAGCAAATGCAATGACTGAAAGTCCTGTACTTATGGCGGCCAAGGCCCAAATGAGGAATTTGCGTCCGTTGGTTCTAGCTATTTCTACCAATGACGGCCTCGGTTTGAATGCGATGAACATCGCTAAACTTTTAATCACCAAGAACATTTATTTTGTTCCTTATGGTCAAGACGCCCCCGGAGCCAAACCAAATTCGTTGGTAGCTCGGATGGACTTGATTATGGAAGCCTGTGAAGCTGCACTGGAAGGTAAACAATTGCAGCCGATGATTATTGAGAGATTTCAATACTAA
- the rpsO gene encoding 30S ribosomal protein S15 — MALTQERKTQLIQTHKVHDTDTGSPEVQVAILTENIVNLTNHLRTHKKDHHSRRGLLKMVGQRRKLLAYVKNKDVSRYSALIEKLGLRR; from the coding sequence ATGGCATTAACTCAAGAACGCAAAACACAACTGATTCAAACTCACAAAGTACATGATACTGACACTGGGTCACCAGAGGTACAAGTAGCAATTCTTACTGAGAACATTGTTAACCTGACTAACCACTTGCGGACACACAAGAAAGATCATCACTCCCGTCGTGGCTTGCTCAAAATGGTAGGACAACGCCGTAAATTGCTAGCATACGTGAAGAACAAAGATGTGAGCCGTTACAGTGCTTTGATCGAGAAGCTTGGTTTGCGTCGATAA
- a CDS encoding M16 family metallopeptidase: MIKYRLHNGLRVVMEQIPTFRSVTFGIWVKTGSRNESQEMNGVSHFIEHMLFKGTDRHSAKDIAEIFDGIGGNVNAFTSKEYTCYYAKVLDEHLPLAMDVLSDMFFHSSFDEGELEKEKKVIYEEISMYEDTPDDLVHDLLAKASYGSHPLGYTILGTEDNLSKMKSDDLRNYMKQHYNTENTVLSIAGNIDDSVRELIEKHFGEFATTGIETSYDAPDFLGDLIFHAKKTEQNHICLSLPGLSLQEENLYPMVLLNNAIGGGMSSRLFQEIREKRGLAYSVYSYHSSHIDSGMFTIYTGTAPKQTLEVLEVTMELLQDIAIKGMTDSELKKGKEQLKGSLILSLESTSSRMNRFGKNELMTGKHYSLDEMIQRIESVQMDHIRALIKSLFATPFALSMVGNSDDVINGFRRDQLVTL, translated from the coding sequence GTGATCAAATATCGCTTACATAATGGCTTGAGAGTCGTCATGGAACAAATCCCTACTTTTCGATCGGTGACATTCGGAATATGGGTAAAAACAGGCTCGCGTAATGAATCTCAAGAAATGAACGGCGTATCGCACTTCATTGAACACATGCTGTTTAAGGGGACGGATCGCCATTCAGCAAAAGATATCGCTGAGATATTTGATGGAATTGGTGGGAATGTCAACGCATTCACATCCAAGGAGTATACTTGTTATTACGCCAAAGTACTCGACGAGCATCTGCCGCTTGCGATGGATGTCTTATCCGATATGTTTTTCCATTCATCCTTTGATGAAGGCGAATTGGAGAAAGAGAAGAAAGTCATTTACGAGGAAATCTCCATGTACGAAGATACGCCGGATGATTTGGTCCATGACTTATTAGCGAAAGCTTCGTATGGCTCGCATCCGCTAGGCTATACGATTCTCGGAACTGAAGATAACTTGTCCAAAATGAAATCAGATGATCTTCGCAACTATATGAAGCAGCATTATAATACCGAGAATACGGTGTTAAGCATTGCTGGGAATATTGATGATAGCGTGCGTGAGCTAATCGAGAAGCATTTTGGCGAGTTTGCAACAACAGGGATAGAAACCAGCTATGATGCGCCTGATTTTCTTGGCGATTTGATTTTCCATGCCAAAAAAACGGAACAAAATCATATTTGTCTCTCGCTGCCTGGACTGTCGCTGCAAGAAGAGAACTTGTATCCAATGGTACTTCTCAACAACGCCATAGGCGGAGGCATGAGCTCTAGACTGTTTCAAGAAATTCGTGAGAAACGGGGACTTGCTTATTCGGTATACTCGTACCACTCTTCCCACATCGATAGCGGGATGTTCACGATTTATACGGGAACTGCGCCTAAGCAGACACTGGAAGTGCTCGAAGTTACGATGGAGCTTTTACAAGATATCGCTATCAAAGGAATGACGGACTCGGAATTAAAGAAAGGGAAAGAGCAGCTGAAAGGCAGCTTAATTCTTAGTTTGGAGAGCACAAGCAGCCGCATGAACCGATTCGGCAAGAATGAGTTGATGACGGGGAAACATTATAGTCTTGATGAAATGATCCAACGAATTGAAAGCGTTCAGATGGATCATATTCGCGCATTGATCAAGTCCTTGTTCGCTACCCCATTTGCTTTATCCATGGTTGGTAATTCGGATGATGTAATTAATGGCTTCAGGAGGGATCAGCTTGTCACTCTCTAG
- the dpsA gene encoding dipicolinate synthase subunit DpsA, whose product MLTGISVAFMGGDARQLEVIQKFTELDATVTLIGFDNLGRQFSGVSTAKLDPVLLQTVDALILPAVGTDDAGQVESVFSNEEMRLTDEHMAALPKHAKVYTGMAKSFLKKLCAAHDIEVIELFERDDIAIYNSIPTAEGALMMAIQNTDITIHGSVCMVLGFGRTGFTMAKTLQGLGAAVKVGVRKPEHFARAWEMGFQPFYTKDLYPEVGNIDLLFNTIPTMIVTAQVITNIPHRALIIDLASKPGGTDFRFAEKRGIKAMLAPGLPGIVAPKTAGRIMANTLSQLIEEDFKDRSDVE is encoded by the coding sequence ATGCTTACTGGGATTTCGGTTGCATTTATGGGCGGGGACGCCCGGCAACTAGAAGTAATTCAGAAATTTACCGAGTTAGATGCAACTGTGACATTAATCGGTTTTGATAATCTCGGAAGGCAGTTCAGCGGTGTTTCTACGGCTAAACTTGACCCTGTATTACTCCAAACCGTGGACGCACTTATATTACCTGCGGTGGGAACGGATGATGCAGGACAGGTGGAATCTGTGTTCTCCAATGAAGAAATGAGATTGACCGACGAACACATGGCTGCGCTGCCCAAACATGCCAAAGTGTACACAGGGATGGCTAAGAGTTTTCTTAAAAAGCTCTGCGCTGCCCATGACATTGAAGTCATTGAGTTATTCGAGCGGGATGATATTGCCATCTACAATTCTATTCCGACTGCAGAGGGCGCGCTCATGATGGCGATCCAGAACACAGATATCACGATTCATGGGTCTGTTTGTATGGTTTTAGGTTTTGGACGCACAGGCTTTACAATGGCCAAAACGTTGCAAGGATTAGGGGCGGCCGTCAAGGTTGGCGTAAGGAAGCCAGAGCATTTTGCGAGAGCGTGGGAGATGGGTTTTCAGCCTTTTTATACGAAGGACTTGTACCCGGAAGTGGGGAATATTGACTTGCTTTTTAACACAATTCCGACTATGATAGTCACAGCGCAAGTTATTACCAATATCCCACATCGCGCGCTCATCATCGATTTGGCTTCTAAACCTGGCGGAACGGACTTCCGATTCGCTGAGAAAAGAGGCATTAAAGCGATGCTCGCGCCCGGTCTACCTGGCATCGTCGCCCCCAAAACAGCTGGCCGCATCATGGCTAACACATTAAGTCAGCTGATCGAGGAAGACTTCAAAGACAGGAGCGATGTGGAATGA
- a CDS encoding polyribonucleotide nucleotidyltransferase, with amino-acid sequence MEKRVQMELGGKPFILETGRLAKQANAAVTVRYGDTVVLSTVTASSGPKDLDFFPLTVNYEERLYSVGKIPGGFIKREGRPSEKAILSSRLTDRPIRPLFPEGFRNDVQIVSIVMSVDQECPPEIAAMIGTSAALAISDVPFNGPVGGVIVGRVDGQFVINPTGEIAEKSDIHLTVAGTKDAIMMVEAGANEVSEEVVLEAIMFGHDEIRKIVAVIEELVAQAGKPKMEVKLHAVDAEVNSAVRAFAQARLVEAIKIPEKHARQEAIDVVNAEAVEHFTALYEATPGLLGDVKETLYDIVKEEVRRLITHDKVRPDGRKPEEIRAIDCDIDLLPRTHGSGLFTRGQTQALSICTLGALGDVQILDGLDLTETKRFMHHYNFPPFSVGEARPLRPPGRREIGHGALGERALEPIIPNEVEFPYTIRLVSEVLESNGSTSQASICASTLALMDAGVPIKAPVAGIAMGLIKDGDHFSILSDIQGMEDHLGDMDFKVAGTAEGITALQMDIKIDGIDRSILQQSLQQAKEGRLHILGKMVSRIAEPKKVLSKYAPKILTMNINPDKIRDVIGAGGKIINKIIEETGVKIDIEQDGRVFIASSNQEMNEKARSIIEGIVREVIVGETYLGTVKRVEKFGAFVEILPGKEGLVHISQISTERVAKVEDVVNIGDQITVKVTEIDQQGRVNLSRKATLTSQVPAQT; translated from the coding sequence ATGGAGAAAAGGGTACAAATGGAACTTGGCGGAAAACCGTTCATTCTTGAAACGGGAAGACTGGCCAAACAAGCCAATGCAGCTGTTACCGTGCGTTACGGGGATACGGTTGTACTAAGTACAGTTACAGCATCCAGCGGACCGAAAGACTTGGATTTCTTTCCGCTAACGGTTAATTATGAAGAAAGACTTTATTCGGTTGGTAAAATCCCGGGTGGATTTATTAAACGGGAAGGACGTCCAAGCGAGAAAGCAATTCTTTCGAGTCGTTTAACGGATCGTCCGATTCGTCCATTATTTCCTGAAGGGTTCCGTAATGATGTTCAAATCGTTTCCATCGTTATGAGCGTGGATCAAGAGTGCCCGCCTGAAATCGCGGCAATGATCGGGACATCAGCTGCGCTTGCAATCTCCGATGTGCCCTTCAACGGACCTGTTGGTGGCGTAATTGTGGGACGAGTTGATGGCCAATTCGTAATTAATCCAACGGGTGAGATCGCTGAGAAAAGTGATATTCACTTGACGGTTGCCGGAACCAAAGACGCAATTATGATGGTAGAAGCAGGAGCGAATGAAGTTTCTGAGGAAGTTGTCTTGGAAGCGATTATGTTCGGTCATGATGAAATCCGTAAAATTGTCGCGGTTATCGAGGAGTTAGTTGCACAAGCTGGTAAACCGAAAATGGAAGTGAAGCTTCATGCGGTTGATGCAGAAGTAAATAGCGCTGTTCGCGCATTTGCACAAGCCAGATTAGTGGAAGCTATCAAAATCCCAGAGAAGCATGCAAGACAAGAAGCAATTGATGTGGTTAACGCCGAAGCTGTGGAACATTTCACTGCCCTATATGAAGCAACGCCAGGTCTATTAGGTGATGTGAAAGAAACACTGTATGATATCGTCAAAGAAGAAGTTCGTCGCTTAATTACGCATGATAAAGTAAGACCTGACGGTCGTAAACCTGAGGAAATTCGTGCAATCGATTGTGATATTGATCTATTGCCGCGTACGCATGGTTCCGGTCTGTTCACACGTGGACAAACGCAAGCACTTAGTATTTGTACATTAGGCGCACTTGGCGATGTTCAAATCTTGGATGGATTGGATTTGACAGAGACCAAACGTTTCATGCATCACTATAATTTCCCGCCATTCTCCGTTGGTGAAGCAAGACCGCTTCGTCCTCCAGGGCGTCGTGAAATCGGACATGGTGCTTTAGGTGAGCGAGCGCTTGAGCCTATCATCCCTAATGAAGTTGAATTCCCTTACACAATACGTCTTGTATCTGAAGTGTTGGAATCGAATGGTTCAACGTCTCAAGCAAGTATCTGCGCTAGTACATTAGCTCTTATGGACGCTGGTGTACCGATTAAAGCACCAGTTGCCGGGATTGCCATGGGTCTGATCAAAGACGGCGATCACTTCTCCATTTTGTCTGATATTCAAGGAATGGAAGACCATCTTGGTGATATGGACTTTAAAGTTGCGGGAACAGCTGAAGGGATTACAGCTCTGCAAATGGATATCAAGATTGATGGTATCGATCGCAGTATTCTGCAACAATCTTTACAACAAGCCAAAGAAGGTCGTTTACACATTCTAGGCAAAATGGTATCTCGCATTGCTGAGCCGAAAAAAGTGCTTTCGAAATATGCGCCTAAAATTTTGACAATGAACATTAATCCGGACAAAATCCGTGATGTCATTGGTGCAGGCGGTAAAATTATCAACAAAATTATCGAAGAAACAGGCGTGAAAATCGATATCGAGCAAGACGGTCGTGTATTCATCGCTTCATCCAACCAAGAGATGAACGAAAAAGCGCGTTCCATTATCGAAGGCATCGTACGTGAAGTCATTGTGGGTGAAACGTACCTTGGCACAGTTAAGCGTGTTGAGAAATTCGGAGCCTTTGTTGAAATTTTGCCGGGTAAAGAAGGTCTGGTTCATATTTCACAAATCTCCACAGAGCGTGTTGCCAAAGTGGAAGATGTCGTGAATATTGGCGACCAAATTACCGTCAAAGTAACTGAAATTGACCAGCAAGGAAGAGTAAATCTTTCTCGCAAAGCGACGCTAACTTCGCAAGTCCCGGCTCAGACCTAA
- the dut gene encoding dUTP diphosphatase, whose protein sequence is MSLSSFEVQIKRLAGHEDIKLPQKMSELASGFDLHAAVSEPIILSPGQRELIPTGFALSMPPELEAQIRPRSGLAYKHGITSLNSPGTIDADYRGEVKVLLINHGQEPFTIQRNERIAQMVFQLVPQINLVEVTELTETDRGSGGFGHTGR, encoded by the coding sequence TTGTCACTCTCTAGTTTTGAAGTTCAAATTAAACGCCTTGCTGGTCATGAGGATATCAAGCTGCCGCAGAAAATGTCCGAGCTAGCCAGTGGCTTTGATCTGCATGCCGCGGTTAGCGAGCCGATCATTCTGAGCCCAGGCCAACGGGAGCTTATCCCGACAGGATTTGCGCTTAGTATGCCGCCAGAGCTCGAAGCTCAAATTCGACCGCGAAGCGGGCTTGCTTATAAGCATGGCATTACTTCACTGAACTCGCCTGGAACGATTGATGCAGATTATCGAGGTGAAGTGAAAGTGCTCTTAATTAACCATGGACAAGAGCCATTTACGATTCAGCGAAATGAGCGGATTGCTCAAATGGTGTTTCAATTAGTTCCGCAAATTAATCTTGTCGAAGTAACGGAACTAACGGAGACAGATCGCGGTTCCGGCGGTTTCGGTCATACGGGCCGTTGA
- a CDS encoding aspartate-semialdehyde dehydrogenase: MSNQKLFNVAVVGATGAVGEQIIRLLEERNFPIKELILLSSARSAGVKLPFKGQDVVVQEATPESFQGVDIALFSAGGDVTKALAPHAVQAGTICIDNTSAYRMDPETPLVVPEVNVEKINEHKGIIANPNCSTIQMVATLKPLYDRYGISRVIVSTYQAVSGAGAKAINEMLRQSKEVLEGNDAKPDILPVGSLPVKHQIAFNAIPQIDKFHENGFTNEEMKMILETKKIMGDESIEVTATCVRIPVVYGHSESVYVELKEDFDIEEVKTLLANAPGIVLVDNPKEQQYPLATDAAGKLETFVGRVRRDLSNPRALNMWIVSDNLLKGAAWNAVQIAEYIAIEQ; this comes from the coding sequence ATGTCGAACCAGAAGCTTTTTAATGTTGCAGTTGTAGGCGCTACAGGCGCAGTAGGAGAACAAATCATCCGTCTATTAGAAGAACGGAATTTCCCCATTAAGGAATTAATATTGCTTTCTTCCGCCCGTTCAGCAGGGGTAAAGCTTCCTTTTAAAGGTCAAGATGTGGTTGTTCAAGAAGCGACACCAGAGAGTTTTCAAGGTGTTGATATTGCATTGTTTAGTGCAGGCGGGGATGTTACCAAAGCATTAGCTCCTCATGCTGTTCAAGCGGGCACGATTTGTATTGATAACACAAGCGCATACCGTATGGATCCAGAAACGCCATTAGTTGTACCAGAAGTTAATGTTGAGAAAATCAACGAACATAAAGGCATTATTGCGAATCCGAACTGTTCCACAATCCAAATGGTTGCTACACTTAAGCCATTATATGATCGATATGGGATTTCCCGCGTTATCGTATCTACGTACCAAGCCGTTTCCGGAGCGGGCGCCAAAGCGATTAACGAAATGTTGAGACAGTCCAAAGAAGTTCTTGAAGGCAATGATGCAAAACCAGATATTTTGCCAGTAGGTTCTCTGCCGGTCAAACATCAAATCGCCTTTAATGCGATTCCACAAATCGACAAATTCCATGAAAATGGTTTTACGAATGAAGAAATGAAAATGATTCTAGAAACGAAAAAAATCATGGGCGACGAGTCCATTGAAGTTACAGCAACTTGTGTACGCATTCCGGTTGTTTACGGGCATTCTGAGTCCGTCTACGTGGAATTGAAAGAGGATTTTGACATTGAAGAAGTCAAAACGTTGCTGGCCAATGCTCCTGGCATTGTGCTAGTCGACAATCCGAAAGAGCAGCAATATCCACTGGCAACAGATGCAGCAGGCAAATTAGAAACTTTCGTGGGACGTGTACGTCGTGATTTGAGCAATCCGAGAGCATTAAACATGTGGATCGTTTCGGATAACCTGCTGAAAGGCGCAGCTTGGAATGCTGTGCAAATTGCTGAATATATTGCTATAGAACAATAA
- a CDS encoding polysaccharide deacetylase family protein, producing the protein MYVRKWLLLGSFFAVVMLTIQAIPDVGTYIQAVKNIQMPYVNQSDWQNEETLPVFASESTRAIQQTKLSPSQLTEIIQNESIKRNIAPINARIDPVWKAIPGYNGLAVDVDETLKLSAHNLTSGKINYVMKEVEPSIQLNDLGPIPVYKGNPKKPMASLMINVAWGNEYLPSILETLRNENVHATFFLDGSWLKKNVEMAKKIQSEGHEMSNHAYSHKDMRNINRSKAVEEIAKTEDLLKQQLGVKNTLFAPPSGYFSQETIQVASEFKLQTVLWTFDTIDWKNPGADRIIQRLTTSIEPGMLILMHPTPSSKDALQGMIRLIKNKGLTLGTVSELISSKRIPDGGQMSN; encoded by the coding sequence ATGTACGTGAGAAAATGGCTTCTACTTGGAAGTTTCTTTGCTGTGGTTATGCTCACCATTCAGGCAATACCGGATGTAGGAACATATATTCAAGCTGTGAAAAACATACAAATGCCTTATGTGAATCAGAGCGATTGGCAGAATGAAGAGACACTCCCTGTTTTTGCATCTGAATCAACGAGAGCAATCCAGCAAACTAAACTAAGCCCGTCCCAACTAACTGAAATCATCCAAAATGAATCGATAAAACGGAATATTGCCCCTATAAATGCAAGGATTGATCCTGTATGGAAGGCAATACCAGGGTATAATGGCTTGGCAGTGGATGTCGATGAGACGCTTAAATTATCTGCACATAACCTTACATCTGGGAAAATTAATTATGTTATGAAGGAAGTCGAGCCCAGCATTCAACTGAATGATTTGGGACCGATTCCCGTATATAAGGGAAACCCCAAGAAGCCAATGGCCTCTTTAATGATTAATGTGGCTTGGGGGAATGAATATTTACCTAGTATTTTAGAGACACTTCGTAATGAAAACGTTCATGCTACTTTTTTTCTGGATGGCTCTTGGTTAAAGAAGAATGTTGAAATGGCCAAAAAGATCCAAAGCGAGGGGCATGAAATGTCTAATCATGCTTATTCGCACAAAGATATGAGAAATATAAATCGCAGCAAAGCGGTAGAAGAAATCGCCAAGACGGAAGATCTTTTGAAGCAGCAGCTCGGTGTTAAAAATACTCTTTTTGCGCCGCCTTCGGGCTATTTCAGCCAAGAGACGATTCAAGTGGCCTCTGAATTTAAATTGCAAACGGTGCTGTGGACCTTTGATACAATCGATTGGAAAAATCCTGGAGCAGATCGCATTATTCAGCGGCTAACGACGAGTATTGAACCAGGCATGCTAATCCTGATGCACCCCACACCATCTTCCAAAGATGCGCTGCAAGGGATGATTCGACTCATTAAGAATAAAGGGCTAACTCTGGGAACTGTATCCGAGTTGATATCCTCCAAACGGATCCCAGATGGGGGGCAAATGTCGAACTAA